A segment of the Necator americanus strain Aroian chromosome IV, whole genome shotgun sequence genome:
GTCCGATAATGAATGTGTACAAGCCATTAAAGTACAGTAAGGGCTCAGATTTTCTTGTGGTGCGCCGCCTCGCTGCAGGCCAcattaggctgcccgcagagcaGGCTTCTACTGCTTACTATTCACTATTGTGAGGTCCACGGATCTTCCTTACTATAGGGATCACAGCCgcttagtcgcgaggctacgtggcgcgtccccggatggcggatagggggcaaatcgcggaccaaaagcgaccttgtgccagcccagagacgcaggtggattcagaggATGGACTCCCTGAGTCTTTTTGCtaagccaggactgactcatgacatccttgtatccggcatgtcggtccggccaaaagcctgcaatcaagtgactgggaggtgaaaggaaggcggtttggagtcgactccaacaaataagctccacatgtccactacgggagaacggaagttctcccaaaaactcatgggactagaggcttgcaacctgcccatgtgtttcaaatttttatgcaaaacacagtaatagaaaagagtctcctgattccgaaggaaagcctggtacggtagcgccaggaaggacggggttgcaggagtcatataggctaccgaaacggaaaaggactaggatgacgatctgtacttataacgcacgtacgcttgcatcggaagcggtcatcgaagatctgatgatgcaagccaagaagatcaagtacgacgtcatcggactgatcGAGACGGAACGACGTCACcttctcaacgccgtatatgaatttggagaagaactgttcctaGGAagatgcgacagtagaggtgttggtggagttagcgtcctcgtcaacacgtgTATGGCAAAGatcatcgactctttcgaacaacttacgccCCGAATTGGACGTCTGTGGAtcagaagatgtggtccaacgtCAGCTtcgactatcttcgtcgcttacgctccaacatcaagctacgaagaggAAGTTGAAGCTctttggagaagttctaccgagaagatcatgtcttctacaaggtcataactggcgatttcaacgccaaagttggcccaagaagaacgccggaggaacttcacatcgggattcacggcctacaatggaatgaccagggggagaggctctcctagttcatcatgacgactaggaccatccatgggaactcgcgaTTCCAGAAACTctcttctctacgctggaagtgggagtcacccggtggaggttACCgcaatgaaatagaccacatcatcgtcaataaaaggttctgcctgacggacgtcgctgttgtaccaaagttctatacgggatcggaccatcgcctcttccgaggaagattttccttcacaaggagagaaaagaaggCCGCCAAGTTTAGGGagaaaaatcccagaactatcatcagctgggatctcttcgctacgctagccggcatttgggaagattccgcaatgggtAACATCGACCAGGAaaatgaccggctcgttgaacaccttcacgactgcgcgaagaaggctgagagttttaaaaccatcaagagacgcctgtctcttgaaactcttgagctaatacaccagcgtggagcagcacgagccgcagggaaccaagagctcacgtccgagctcgcaaagctttgcagagaggcgataaaggaagaccttaaagagagaagagcagaagtgctggctgaaactgcagaggcgggaaaggCATctgctatgcccgtcgagacttcgccagtcacaagacaaggatgactgctctccgcaacccgaagggaacaacaattgcatcgagaaggggaatggagaaaatcatctacgacttctactctgatctcttcgacagccatgtccacttgcctcctcaccatctgggGGAAGACGAACATTTCATTGCAGAGGtgctcccgtccgaaatacgacatgctatcatgtcggtaaaaaATCgaacggcacccggtcccgacagaataagaccagaacaatTGAAGCCAGAAGACTTCCGCCAgtacaccctggcgaggctctctACAAGTTACCTTGTAGGTTtctcggaatgcaaggttcctcaacagtggaagaccaggaagaccgtgttgttttacaaaaagggagatccacataaCATTGGCAACTATcatccaatctgcttactgtccgtcatctacaagctctttacaagagtgatccttaataggattgaaaaagtcttggatgaaggacagccatgcgagcaagcagagtttcgaaaaggattcagcacgattgaccacattcacactgtttcgaagctcatcgaggtatcacgagagtacaagatgccgctctgtctcaccttcaccgacttgaagaaggccttttactcagttgagacggaagcggtcgtggaagccttggacaaccaaggcgtccctactcagtacataaaggtacttcgagagttgtacagtaacttcacgaccggaatttcgccattctacaagaacatcatcattgacgtgaagaggggtccgacagggtgatacaatttcacccaaaatattcacagccaccctcgaaaacgcaatgcgaaagttggaatgggacgacatggttGATGGTTGATgatcggcagctacaccatttgcgctttgctgatgacatcgtactgataacacctagcatcagccaagcggaaggAATGCTgatcgaattcgacgaaacatgtggatgcgtcggttttcagctgaatctacaaaagacgatgttcatacggaacggatgggtttcggatgccccattcacgctcaacgcaacgaacatatccgaatgcaccagctacgtttatctgggtcgagaactgaacatgatgaacgacctgacccccgagctgggcagaaggagacgagcggcttagGGAGCGTaaaagagcatcgaggatgtagtgaagaagaccacgAACACCcgactccgtgctcacctcttcaacaccaccctacttcctgctttgacctatgctttgGAAatctgggcatttcgcaagcaggaagaaaacgcggtgagcgtcattgaacgcgcaattgagagagtgatgctaggagtatccgtTTCACGCatgtgagggacgggattcgaagttctctcctacgtcagcgatcgaagattagagacgccgccgcgtttgccaaggaaagtaaaataaggtgggccggacacgtgatgcgctttaacgacaaccgttggaccagagccgtgagcgactgggttccccgcgatattaagcgcactacaggaagaccgccgacccgatggtcagatttcttcacgaattcctttaaagaaaattatgatgctcttcgtgtcccacgcgaaaggaggaaccactgggctactctggcacacGATCgcgacaaatggaagaattactggcgcccgctcgaccagttcgaagatcaacgggagtcaaggtgaacaaggtgatcaaggtgattgtGAGGTCGTGCAAAGTGATGTTCATGCTTAATTTTCTGCTGCTTCTTCAATGTCGTTCTTCTCATAAGCACAGTTTCACTTTCTATACGCtattgctccttttcaaatttattgctaCGTTGCTCATATTAAATTTGTCTCTTCTACAAACTCCacttgttttctcttcatgtCTGCATATCAGCTTCTTTCGTCTCTTCAGAGTCGTTCTTTACGTAAATGTAGTTCTACTTTCGATATATTACTGCTCTTAACTCAAGTTTATTGCCACGTTGCTTAGATTTAACAAGTATGTTTCTtccatacatgcgatagtcggaacTGGTGCTCCGACTGGTTCCATTTGTGGACAATAGGGAAGGGAAcccttttcacttttggacagttGGCGGAGGGACACTCATCGCTTgcgctgcaccccatgagttAGACcaccttcacctgaggagagtCCGGCGCCTCCCTATCACAGCTATGGTTCCTTCTATAAACtccagttgttttcttttgacgGCTTtacgtttttatcttctctcgtttcttcagagtcgttGCTTACATCAGTCTAACTTTACTTCCGATATGctattgctcttttttcaagttctcACATCTACGTTGCCTACATTTGAAGGacatatttcttctaaaaacttctgttgttttcttttctaaggtGACATTTCTATCATCTGTCGTCTCTACATAAGTTGATGTAAGCGGAAGTGATGTGTGGTCTGCCGCGACGCGGCCGCCGGAACAAAATCTGCGCTCGTACTGTGTTCTGGTGGCTTGTTGAATATGTTGATACTAATCATTCTGAGGAAGATGACATCACCTTTACTTTTGACTTGGGTGTCGTAGTATATTTGAGGACAGCAAAGGCAGCTTCCATTTTGGTGAAACTAATAAGAGACTCTAGAAAAGAACTGTTCATTACATTCTGATGTACGACGAATATGAGGAGTGTAAAATGCAGAACACAAAATCCCTCTATGTTCTTTCTCAACATAACATGTTTTTCTGACGTCGATCTATTACGTGTGGTTCATAGCAGAGCAAAAAGTGATAATAAATGGAAAGCGTATTCCTCAAATTGTTGGTGAAGTGAACCCACGCTTTCTTTTGACGACTTTTCCTATGCGATATGAGCACTCGCCTATCTTCATGAGACGATGTTCAAGTTCTATAGCATGAGACGGAGCAACTACAAGAACCATTCCAATGCCACTGAAAACGAAAACTCTCTTAGCTTGAAGCTAAATTTGAAGGAACACGGAACAGTGTAACAATACATGGaactttcaaaattgaaatatttcaaattaatgGTGGAATCTTTTCTACACATAAATCCTACAATTTAAGAGACAACTCAAAAAGTACCAATTAAACGTTCGCAACATGGCGCTAGGAGCAACAGGTCCCATAGCTGCCAACCAGTTGAAGATTTCTGGTTTTGGCCACGAACTCGCGtccacctgaaaaaaaaacaagtgtcaACATATCTTGGTGTAGgagatagaattttttttttatctgaatAGTAATTCACCTCGAGAGCTAAATTCCCCTTACTGTCGAGAACTCTCACTGCATTTTCCTCTATCCCACCTCCAGTAATGTGAGCACATCCTTTTACGAGACCGTCTACCAACAAGGGAAGCACAGAACGAACATAAAGTCGAGTAGGTGCAAGCAGGATCTGACCTCAAACGTACCAGTCATATTGCTCAAACATAACGATTAGAAACGAATACATTAAACTTAAACGTTAcaagaatccaagaaaaactGTCATTTCAAAAATCGAATCGATGCACTACCGTTTGTAactgttttttaaattccagTTCAACAATTTCTTTATTAACTTAAGAAGTAAGCGGACTGATGGGGTAAGAACAACAATTATCAAGAAAGGTGTTGAAGAAAGTGCCTAGACAAGAAGATGAAAAGCTCAATGTTTTGACCGCACAAGAAAAGAGCTAGCATTGCTTGGTCCTGGCATGTTTGCCAGTATGTTAATGGTGCCAAACACCTATTTATCATcgttaattttttccaaagacgACCCTACTATTTCAGCGACACTTTTTGCCCCTCAGATCTAAGATGACACAAGAAGATGTAGAATTCAGAAGATTTCATTGTTGGCACAACAATggacaaaaaaaggaggaatatTGCTAATTAATATCCAacataaaaaaacaaggacTCTACAATTAGCTTAACTATTTgattatgtatatataattACATAAGATTAGTACCAAATATATATAATCAGCCCGCCGACTAAGTTAAGTATTTAGTTAAGTATAGTTAGTTATTTAGTAGTTAGTATTTAGTTAAGTTAAATATACCATAAGTCCTTTGTGAATCCCACGGAGTCTTCTCCATATAGGACACATTATTGATTTCGAATATCTTCCGAATCAATGAGAAACCATTCGAGTGCACACCTGACGAGGTGAGGCCAATGAGCCAGTCACCTTCACAAATACTGAAAATGTAACGCCGCGGAATGTATACTGCGTTCATTCTCAGCACTATTAATTAAGCCGTGGTTGTAAATATTTTGACAGTATCTTCGTGAGAAATCGAAGTGTTTCTCAGCACAAAACTGCGCAAATTACAATCTATCTCGCAAGCGTCAAATATGCTATGCAGGAGGGAAAACGTCCTGTTCTCCATAGAAGACATCCAAGTaattatgtgatttttttttggatgaattTATATGAAGAACTGAATTTGCAAAGCGACCAGTGTGCAATGTGAGCTTGAACAAACCTTTCTGTAACAGGCAGCAGTGGCCATTCTGGCTCTCTAACTGCTACCGCACACCCAGCTAGGTCCCACTGCGTCGGGCCATAAACACCAGGCATTTCAGCTGTTTCTCCTCCTATAGCAGTATAAATTCTCTCGTGAATGCTGGACGACAACTAATTGGCATGAATTCAACCTCTGATTTCAAACTAAGAATATGTTTTGTTTGTAGCTATTCACTCACCCACCAAACTACAACCAGACTCTACACATGCATCCGCAATAGACGCCACAACCTTTCGTGCTCGAGCTCTGTTCAGGTGTCCACTTACAAAGTAATCGACAAAGGCTATTGGCACAGCACAGTGGCACAGTACATCGTTAACGCACATTCCAACAACATCATGACCTATTCCGGAATAGTCGTTCATAATATCGGCGATCTGAACCCAATGTAATTTTGTAGAAGAGCAAACAGAAACTTCTAGTAATCTACGGTGAAAAGAACTCCCAGAATATGTCAAAGATTCTAAAATTCATTTGGTTAGGTAGCAGACTAGACCACTTTCAACTTAAAGTAGGTGATTCCTAGTTAGTTAGGAAGGATCCCTTGCCATGTATTCATAAATGGTTCTTAGCTGCTGTTTGTGATTCACCCTAAATCAATTTCCTCtctaaaaaatacaatatgAAACCATTCAGTTGATTAGAATGAAACTTAATATACTTGtgactatgaaaaaaaaaaaatttttttttttttatccccCCTTTTGGTAAAACGAAATGTGGTGgggtggtgtttttttttttgaacaaaaaaggaagagggGGGGGGTGGTCCCCCCGGCGGCCTCcccaggggggggggggggaaaaatattttatattttcttctccgaAGAAGGGGAAgccataaaaagaaaaaacactttttaatTTCCCCCCCTTTTTGGCAAAAGTCCGAAATTGGCCCCCTGAGTAGGTGGGGTGTTAGCGAAGTCTCCCaactgagaaggagttcgacacatctgACATTCCGAATTACTAGTTTCCTTCTTTGCagtcctccacaacggtttaccgcctcatagtggcgtggaggtgactctggacGTCCAACAGCGATatacagcggaggttcgtcctccagcaggtctcccaagctgagaaggagttcgacacatctgacattccgacttctcggaatcggaagcctagctaagagtaaaccactgcttagattcaccaccgtcttggcaaaagtCGCAAattggctccctgatccatataggttgggcgacgacttGTGGTGAAaactaagctcgccgtggcagggctgcttagttcagggaaaagtctctttgccactccagcatattcactgcctcagtaccctgcacactgggccctgccgtctcagacgtcggaggTATGGCGatcggtgagaggcgatcaaatctcagttTGCTCAGGttgtcattgattctggaccaaggcaacacacgcacgactagccatggagactgtctcaggctgtgtacttacaacgcgagaacagtgtccacagacgctgacctgcatgcccttctcggagctgcagagcgtatcaaatttcacgtgattgctctgcaggagaccaagtgcaaaAGGAGCGACGCACGAtggatgaatgacggtacactctcattcgtggagagagggaaatgtaggcggtgttggttttgttgtgcacccatctgtcgcccatcttgtcgattctcacgagatcctgtcacctcgtctggccattgtTCGCTTCCGCCCTCTGCACCAAAAACCCATCGGTATTATCAattgctactcaccaacatcagcagctgatgaatccgaattggacgcgttttacgaggagctggaggaagtaatctGCAACGAGAAATTCTTCTataaattcgttgtcggagacttcaacgcaaaagtAGGGAAtgctacagaagaggaatataggatcggaagatttggactaggggaccggagtgaaaatggcaatcgtctcgccgggctgttgtccgccgctcgtcTCTTTCATgagaactctcttttcatgaaggaAGATCATCGTCCAATGGCGGGACTCGTGCGGAGGTCGATCGACTATGTGGTCGATCTTCGCACGAGTATTTTAGCAGCGCACAtaacatcctaccttcagaaagaaaggatcctaGACCAGTGGAAGAACCATTCTTATTCAAGAAAGGTGACCGGagggaccttcggaactaccgtccgatatgcttgctgaacGTGTTATACAaggtattcaccaagatcatcctcacgcgcatatctaggacgctggatgaagcctaGCCTtaagaacaagaagaacaagctggattccgtcaggggttcagctgcttgggcCACATCCACACCGtttcgagggtcatagaggttggccgggaataccgcccgccccttgttctaacgttcgtcgactatgagaaagccttcgacagtgtagaaacgaatgcagtactgtcagcgctggtcgatcaaggtgtggacgcttcGTATaagaggacattagccaattgctacgatcgatgcaccacgaagatacagcttttccaccgctctatcaccatacccattggaagggggtacgacaagctataccgccgaagctgttcacggctgcattgcaatggataatgaaatcatgaAGAAAGGgacatacgtgttgatggaagatcctctcgaaccttcgcttcgcggacgacatcgttctcttttcgagcagtaccaatgaagcagaaacgatgctcaacgaattgaacgaagcagggaagagaataggattgcgaataaacagaaagaaaacacagtttatgaagaacgcctactgcgagggcggaggagtacaacttgaaggctcccaaatcgttgaaacttcgtcatacgtataccttggacgttctatgaacatggaaaactaCTTGagggaagaactgaatagaagaatgagagcagcatgggcagcattcgcagccacCAGGGAAGCtatggaccaactgacggaccaagatcttcgtgcccatttGTTCGACTCGATAactcttccagcgctctgttacgcagcggagacgtggacaGACACcactgccacgtctaggaagctacttactactcACAGAGCACTTGAAAgattctgaagtttaaccggcgcacacaacacctagacggtcttcgtagctccgacttaagaggaatgtcccgtcttcgcaacccagcggaatatgtatcggaAGCAAAACAtggatgggccggtcacatcatgagaagaatcgacgatagatggactaaaagaacgctagagtgaatcccaagagatgctaaacgccctcgattgaaaccgccaacgagatgggatgacgtgttcgctacacgggtGGACCAACCGAGaactcagctggatacggctcaagaaCGTCAACGTCAcccacgaaacttgagaacatcttgaatGACAATGGCAAGGGAGCgaggcccgcacgtccagttaAGACGGGCcgtctaagtatctaagtaagttcTTTGCACTATATATTGTGCTTGGGCTCGTGCCCTAATGAATTGTGGTTCAATGGTAGAATAATTTATTAGCTGACAAATGAAGACCGTGTGCTCTATAGTAATATGTtcataacaaacaaaaattctgcaactttctaatattttctacatttctttATTAAAATATCGGGAGTTTGTCAGCCAGCATTTAATCAGccagaaaaattgaagtaatAAAGTTAATGATTTAACAAATATTCAAGatttccgaagaaaatttcacaattCAAATATGTTACGGTCCAACGCCCACCTCAATTTTCGTTCCAACTCCATCAATGCCGATGACTATCTGGGATCCGCTAGCAAAACCGGCTGCTGCAATATCAATAACAGCACCGAAGCCACCGATCTAAGTGAAAGCGGGATCTGTTCCaagcaaagaaaattcaacgaaaaagaataattctcttcgaatttttgagaaagCCCAAAGGCAGAATGTTACCTGTTCTGCGCCTTTTTTCAGTGTAGATTTCACAAGGCCTTTGATATCTTCAACGAAAGCATTCCCCTCATCAATATCGACGCCAGAATCGGTATATGTCAGAGATTTGGAAATTCTGAGCGAATAAGTGTTCAGAATGGATAAATGTTCGGAAAAGAAGGGCTTCATGTAAATGTTATCGCCAAAGGGAGAACAATAGGTattattcaattcaatttaataAACAAGGAACATATATAAGGATTCGTTCTTGTGCCTTCGTGAAACAGTCTGGAAGCTTACtgaaaaattatgtgaaatATTCAAATGGAGAGTTTAGGCGGCATGCAAACACTGATACCCACCCATTTCTTATCACACCTATATCTTTGCGGAAGAACTTCCCGTCGAACTTCACTTCTTCACACATTTTTATGGCTCTCTGGCGTGCTTCTGCTGCTGTGACACCGAGCGAAGTCACGCAAAGAATACGACCACCATTGGTTACAACTGAAAAAGAATGTGTTTCTTCTGTAGATCgtgataaattaaaataagcgTTTGTTCTCACTCTTTCCGCACGATTTCTTTGTGCCAGCGTGGAATATTACTGTGTCTTCGGTGTCATTTGGGATTTCTAAAAGTAATCAGGTGTCTTAATTTAGGCAATTTTTCAGCCAACTGCTGCAGAGCCAGTAGGACGCAATCAGTAACTGAGAGAGGTTAGCAAAGCAACATTTGGGTGCTTTCTTGACCAAGTAATGGAGACACACATGGTAGTATGAGCGCAGACGTACAAAAATCATAAGATAGAATATGgtagatacctataggagttCCCTTATCGCTACCATATGGATAATTGTTGCTAGCAAGAACGATTCCACAAGCTTGTCGATCGTCCCATTCGATCTCCTGTTGGGAAAGTGTCCCATCTGTGCATGCCAAACAAATCGAGTATAAGTCTGATTTGAGCAGTCTCATTACGATCTGAAACAGACGTTAATCCGCGGGTACTGTTTCAAGAGAATAAAAGGCATAAAGTTAAGCATTAGCCCTTGCaggagcagcagcagcagttaTAATCGATTTCGCACAATGTTCAACTTTAACATTAATGGAGCTTCAAGGACACTTTACCTCAGTTTCAGGGTCGCCAAATCGACAGTTATATTCCAAAAGTTTTGGCCCATCTGCTGTTACCATGAATCCTGCGTAGATGACTCCTAAACCACATGATCATTTCATCGGTTGCTTTCCCCTTAACTGACCCTTCCCTAATTTCTTGAAAGAAGATTGTACGGCTACAATTATAGGTCGCAGTCACTGGTGGTGGTATTACTTCTGATAGGTACTGACTCTAGGGTAAAGTGTAGTGGGGGAAGGGTACtccccttatttctggaagtaataactaaa
Coding sequences within it:
- a CDS encoding hypothetical protein (NECATOR_CHRIV.G14844.T1) translates to MTICTYNARTLASEAVIEDLMMQAKKIKYDVIGLIETERRHLLNAVYEFGEELFLGRCDSRGVGGVSVLVNTCMAKIIDSFEQLTPRIGRLWIRRCGPTSASTIFVAYAPTSSYEEEVEALWRSSTEKIMSSTRS
- a CDS encoding hypothetical protein (NECATOR_CHRIV.G14845.T1), translating into MTTRTIHGNSRFQKLSSLRWKWESPGGGYRNEIDHIIVNKRFCLTDVAVVPKFYTGSDHRLFRGRFSFTRREKKAAKFREKNPRTIISWDLFATLAGIWEDSAMGNIDQENDRLVEHLHDCAKKAESFKTIKRRLSLETLELIHQRGAARAAGNQELTSELAKLCREAIKEDLKERRAEVLAETAEAGKASAMPVETSPVTRQG
- a CDS encoding hypothetical protein (NECATOR_CHRIV.G14846.T1) → MEKIIYDFYSDLFDSHVHLPPHHLGEDEHFIAEVLPSEIRHAIMSVKNRTAPGPDRIRPEQLKPEDFRQYTLARLSTSYLVGFSECKVPQQWKTRKTVLFYKKGDPHNIGNYHPICLLSVIYKLFTRVILNRIEKVLDEGQPCEQAEFRKGFSTIDHIHTVSKLIEVSREYKMPLCLTFTDLKKAFYSVETEAVVEALDNQGVPTQYIKVLRELYSNFTTGISPFYKNIIIDVKRGPTG
- a CDS encoding hypothetical protein (NECATOR_CHRIV.G14847.T1), whose translation is MVDDRQLHHLRFADDIVLITPSISQAEGMLIEFDETCGCVGFQLNLQKTMFIRNGWVSDAPFTLNATNISECTSYVYLGRELNMMNDLTPELGRRRRAA
- a CDS encoding hypothetical protein (NECATOR_CHRIV.G14848.T1) — its product is MTSVLVVGSGGREHAIAWRLAKSKMVKKVWIAPGNGANFPAPDMDVNVADDIVAFCCRESVSLIVVGPEVPLADGFVDKINGRVPVFGPTKAGALLEASKIFSKTFMRDNDLPTAKFAQFDDTYNAKAFIEKCNWDGIVVKADGLAAGKGVVVAEEKEAAATAAEQMLAGEFGSSSSRILLEERLHGYEVSALCFTDGSTVARMPLIRDHKRLLEDDKGPNTGGMGVVGPVTVPDAVNREIDRILEHTITSLRKRGVTYRGVIYAGFMVTADGPKLLEYNCRFGDPETEIVMRLLKSDLYSICLACTDGTLSQQEIEWDDRQACGIVLASNNYPYGSDKGTPIEIPNDTEDTVIFHAGTKKSCGKIVTNGGRILCVTSLGVTAAEARQRAIKMCEEVKFDGKFFRKDIGVIRNGISKSLTYTDSGVDIDEGNAFVEDIKGLVKSTLKKGAEQIGGFGAVIDIAAAGFASGSQIVIGIDGVGTKIEIADIMNDYSGIGHDVVGMCVNDVLCHCAVPIAFVDYFVSGHLNRARARKVVASIADACVESGCSLVGGETAEMPGVYGPTQWDLAGCAVAVREPEWPLLPVTESICEGDWLIGLTSSGVHSNGFSLIRKIFEINNVSYMEKTPWDSQRTYGQILLAPTRLYVRSVLPLLVDGLVKGCAHITGGGIEENAVRVLDSKGNLALEVDASSWPKPEIFNWLAAMGPVAPSAMLRTFNCGIGMVLVVAPSHAIELEHRLMKIGECSYRIGKVVKRKQSLISFTKMEAAFAVLKYTTTPKSKVKIQLKTDASTCFVEFDQHSFRLADARCYQYDVISKAQMV
- a CDS encoding hypothetical protein (NECATOR_CHRIV.G14848.T2), with amino-acid sequence MTSVLVVGSGGREHAIAWRLAKSKMVKKVWIAPGNGANFPAPDMDVNVADDIVAFCCREIFGPTKAGALLEASKIFSKTFMRDNDLPTAKFAQFDDTYNAKAFIEKCNWDGIVVKADGLAAGKGVVVAEEKEAAATAAEQMLAGEFGSSSSRILLEERLHGYEVSALCFTDGSTVARMPLIRDHKRLLEDDKGPNTGGMGVVGPVTVPDAVNREIDRILEHTITSLRKRGVTYRGVIYAGFMVTADGPKLLEYNCRFGDPETEIVMRLLKSDLYSICLACTDGTLSQQEIEWDDRQACGIVLASNNYPYGSDKGTPIEIPNDTEDTVIFHAGTKKSCGKIVTNGGRILCVTSLGVTAAEARQRAIKMCEEVKFDGKFFRKDIGVIRNGISKSLTYTDSGVDIDEGNAFVEDIKGLVKSTLKKGAEQIGGFGAVIDIAAAGFASGSQIVIGIDGVGTKIEIADIMNDYSGIGHDVVGMCVNDVLCHCAVPIAFVDYFVSGHLNRARARKVVASIADACVESGCSLVGGETAEMPGVYGPTQWDLAGCAVAVREPEWPLLPVTESICEGDWLIGLTSSGVHSNGFSLIRKIFEINNVSYMEKTPWDSQRTYGQILLAPTRLYVRSVLPLLVDGLVKGCAHITGGGIEENAVRVLDSKGNLALEVDASSWPKPEIFNWLAAMGPVAPSAMLRTFNCGIGMVLVVAPSHAIELEHRLMKIGECSYRIGKVVKRKQSLISFTKMEAAFAVLKYTTTPKSKVKVMSSSSE
- a CDS encoding hypothetical protein (NECATOR_CHRIV.G14849.T1), with amino-acid sequence MNMENYLREELNRRMRAAWAAFAATREAMDQLTDQDLRAHLFDSITLPALCYAAETWTDTTATSRKLLTTHRALERF